In Streptomyces sp. SN-593, a single genomic region encodes these proteins:
- the trpD gene encoding anthranilate phosphoribosyltransferase gives MSVVHPAGGEPGAARAWPDVLGALIRRDDLSSEETAWAMDSIMSGEATDAQIAGFAVALRSKGETVAEIAGLVEAMYAHATTIEVPGPAVDVVGTGGDRSNSVNISTMSAIVVAGTGTRVVKHGSRSASSKSGASDVLAALGVDLDLPPQRVAQVALEVGITFCFAVRFHPALRHVATARAELGVATPFNFLGPLTNPARVRAQATGVADLRMAPILAGVLAERGSSALVFRGDDGLDELTTTATSQVWVVRDGKVEHTGFDPRDVGLELVPVEALRGGEAAYNAEVARRLLAGERGPVRDAVLLNSAAALTALAPADGRTLEERIAEGLVRAAESIDSGAAAAVLERWVAATRG, from the coding sequence ATGAGCGTTGTGCACCCCGCCGGAGGCGAACCCGGGGCCGCGCGCGCCTGGCCGGACGTACTGGGCGCCCTGATCCGCCGCGACGACCTCAGCTCCGAGGAGACCGCGTGGGCGATGGACTCGATCATGAGCGGCGAGGCCACCGACGCGCAGATCGCCGGCTTCGCGGTGGCGCTGCGCAGCAAGGGCGAGACGGTCGCGGAGATCGCCGGGCTGGTCGAGGCGATGTACGCGCACGCGACGACGATCGAGGTGCCGGGCCCGGCCGTGGACGTGGTCGGCACCGGCGGCGACCGGTCGAACTCGGTGAACATCTCCACGATGTCGGCGATCGTGGTGGCCGGCACCGGCACGCGGGTGGTCAAGCACGGCAGCAGGTCGGCGTCGTCGAAGAGCGGCGCCTCCGACGTGCTGGCGGCGCTCGGCGTCGACCTCGACCTGCCGCCGCAGCGGGTCGCGCAGGTCGCGCTGGAGGTGGGCATCACCTTCTGCTTCGCCGTCAGGTTCCACCCCGCGCTGCGCCACGTGGCCACCGCCCGGGCCGAGTTGGGGGTGGCGACGCCGTTCAACTTCCTCGGCCCGCTGACCAACCCGGCCCGGGTGCGGGCCCAGGCCACCGGTGTCGCGGACCTGCGGATGGCGCCGATCCTCGCCGGGGTGCTCGCCGAACGAGGCTCGTCCGCGCTGGTCTTCCGCGGTGACGACGGCCTGGACGAGCTGACCACCACGGCGACCTCGCAGGTGTGGGTGGTCCGGGACGGCAAGGTCGAGCACACCGGCTTCGACCCGCGGGACGTGGGCCTGGAGCTGGTGCCGGTGGAGGCGCTGCGCGGCGGCGAGGCCGCCTACAACGCGGAGGTGGCCCGGCGGCTGCTCGCCGGCGAGCGCGGGCCGGTGCGGGACGCGGTGCTGCTCAACTCCGCGGCGGCGCTGACCGCGCTGGCGCCGGCGGACGGCCGGACGCTGGAGGAGCGGATCGCCGAGGGGCTGGTGCGGGCGGCGGAGTCGATCGACTCGGGTGCGGCGGCGGCGGTGCTGGAGCGCTGGGTGGCGGCCACCCGCGGGTAG
- a CDS encoding NYN domain-containing protein has protein sequence MPDEESGPGAGGPALDRPLPEGVRHRVVAIAADAFGGFTYPELPVSLRPYARFTPSRRVKYAATALAAALESDAAFRQKVAGRLREAQPELTGALDSGSAPPAADPLDVAAAAYLLRPEGWAKLVATAGEEVERADAERADEEAARELARLREEVAALQAQARADAARARGELDAVRKEGDALHRKLRAAHSDVKRAESAQRKLQAELDETRAAAARERAAAEGEARRLRTRIAEAEAAVEAGRRAVREGRSVEEVRLRLLLDTVLDAAAGLRRELALPPRDTLGVRPADTVDAVAPGEFSARDIATRALSDTDPALLDQLLALPQAHLVVDGYNVTKTGYPALPLEKQRLRLLGGLAALAAQSGAEVTCVFDGADLDMPVLLAPPRGVRVLFSKAGETADELIRRLVRAEPPGRQIVVVSADREVADGVAKAGARPVASVLLLKRLARV, from the coding sequence CTGCCCGACGAGGAGAGCGGCCCGGGCGCCGGCGGGCCCGCGCTCGACCGGCCGCTGCCCGAGGGCGTGCGCCACCGGGTGGTCGCCATCGCCGCCGACGCGTTCGGCGGGTTCACCTACCCCGAACTGCCGGTCTCGCTGCGTCCGTACGCGCGTTTCACGCCCTCCCGGCGGGTGAAGTACGCCGCGACCGCGCTGGCCGCCGCGCTGGAGTCGGACGCCGCCTTCCGGCAGAAGGTCGCCGGGCGGCTGCGGGAGGCCCAGCCGGAGCTGACCGGCGCGCTGGACTCCGGCAGCGCGCCGCCGGCCGCCGATCCGCTGGACGTGGCCGCGGCCGCGTACCTGCTGCGCCCGGAGGGGTGGGCCAAGCTCGTGGCGACCGCGGGCGAGGAGGTCGAGCGGGCCGACGCCGAGCGGGCCGACGAGGAGGCGGCGCGGGAACTCGCCCGGCTGCGCGAGGAGGTGGCCGCGCTCCAGGCCCAGGCACGCGCCGACGCCGCCCGCGCCCGCGGCGAACTGGACGCGGTGCGCAAGGAGGGCGACGCGCTGCACCGCAAGCTGCGCGCCGCGCACAGCGACGTGAAGCGGGCGGAGTCCGCGCAGCGCAAGCTCCAGGCCGAACTGGACGAGACCCGGGCGGCGGCCGCGCGGGAGCGTGCCGCCGCCGAGGGCGAGGCGCGCCGGCTGCGGACCCGGATCGCCGAGGCCGAGGCGGCGGTGGAGGCCGGCCGGCGGGCGGTCCGCGAGGGCCGCAGCGTGGAGGAGGTCCGGCTGCGGCTGCTGCTGGACACGGTGCTGGACGCGGCCGCCGGGCTGCGGCGGGAACTGGCGCTGCCGCCGCGCGACACGCTCGGGGTGCGGCCGGCGGACACCGTGGACGCGGTGGCGCCCGGCGAGTTCAGCGCCCGCGACATCGCCACCCGGGCGCTGTCCGACACCGACCCGGCCCTGCTGGACCAGCTCCTCGCGCTGCCGCAGGCGCACCTGGTGGTCGACGGCTACAACGTCACCAAGACCGGTTATCCGGCGCTGCCGTTGGAGAAGCAGCGGCTACGGCTGCTGGGCGGCCTGGCGGCGCTGGCGGCCCAGAGCGGCGCGGAGGTGACGTGCGTCTTCGACGGCGCGGACCTGGACATGCCGGTGCTGCTCGCGCCGCCGCGCGGGGTGCGGGTGCTGTTCTCCAAGGCCGGCGAGACCGCCGACGAGTTGATCCGGCGGCTGGTGCGCGCCGAACCCCCCGGCCGGCAGATCGTGGTGGTCTCCGCGGACCGCGAGGTGGCCGACGGCGTGGCGAAGGCCGGGGCCCGCCCGGTGGCGTCGGTGCTGCTGCTCAAACGGCTCGCCCGGGTGTGA
- the qcrB gene encoding cytochrome bc1 complex cytochrome b subunit, with protein sequence MSTTTDDAPTRRGRPTNPGERVAEWTDGRLGLYKLAKSNLRKIFPDHWSFMLGEVCLYSFVILILTGVYLTLFFHPSMNEVVYHGPYAPLDGVQMSEAYASTMHISFEVRGGLLVRQIHHWAALIFIAAMIVHMMRVFFTGAFRKPRELNWLFGWTLLFLGMFTGFTGYSLPDDLLSGTGVRFMEGAVLSVPIVGTYLSMFLFGGEFPGHDFVGRFYSVHILLLPGLMAGLLVAHLILVFFHKHTQFPGAGKTEKNVVGAPLMPIYMAKAGGFFFLVFGVIAAIAAIATINPIWTMGPYRPDQVSTGAQPDWYMGFSEGLIRVMPGWEIRAWGHTLVLGVFIPLLIFPLVMVSIAVYPFIESWITGDKNEHHLLDRPRNRPVRTGLGVAWLTEYFVLLIGGGNDLWATHFHLSINAITWFVRVGFFVAPVITFWITKRICLGLQRRDRDKVLHGRESGIIKRLPHGEFIEVHEPLSQQQLHVLTAHQQPRPIDLGPETDENGVARKASPIAKVQAKLSQGFYGEHSQIPKPTAEEYEEITSGHGHH encoded by the coding sequence ATGAGCACCACGACCGACGACGCCCCGACCCGGCGTGGCCGCCCCACGAACCCCGGTGAACGGGTCGCGGAGTGGACCGACGGCCGGCTCGGGCTCTACAAGCTCGCCAAGTCCAACCTGCGCAAGATCTTCCCGGACCACTGGTCCTTCATGCTCGGCGAGGTCTGCCTCTACAGCTTCGTGATCCTCATCCTCACGGGTGTGTATCTGACGCTGTTCTTCCACCCGAGCATGAACGAGGTCGTCTACCACGGCCCGTACGCGCCGCTGGACGGTGTGCAGATGTCCGAGGCGTACGCCTCGACGATGCACATCAGCTTCGAGGTGCGCGGCGGCCTGCTGGTCCGGCAGATCCACCACTGGGCGGCGCTGATCTTCATCGCCGCGATGATCGTGCACATGATGCGCGTCTTCTTCACCGGCGCGTTCCGCAAGCCGCGCGAGCTGAACTGGCTGTTCGGCTGGACCCTGCTCTTCCTGGGCATGTTCACCGGCTTCACCGGCTACTCGCTCCCGGACGACCTGCTGTCCGGCACCGGTGTGCGGTTCATGGAGGGCGCGGTCCTGTCCGTGCCGATCGTCGGCACGTACCTGTCGATGTTCCTGTTCGGCGGGGAGTTCCCCGGGCACGACTTCGTGGGCCGGTTCTACTCGGTGCACATCCTGCTGCTGCCGGGCCTGATGGCCGGCCTGCTGGTCGCGCACCTGATCCTGGTTTTCTTCCACAAGCACACCCAGTTCCCGGGTGCGGGCAAGACCGAGAAGAACGTCGTCGGCGCGCCGCTGATGCCGATCTACATGGCCAAGGCCGGCGGCTTCTTCTTCCTGGTCTTCGGTGTCATCGCCGCGATCGCGGCGATCGCCACCATCAACCCGATCTGGACGATGGGCCCCTACCGGCCCGACCAGGTGTCCACCGGAGCCCAGCCCGACTGGTACATGGGCTTCTCCGAGGGCCTGATCCGTGTGATGCCCGGCTGGGAGATCAGGGCCTGGGGCCACACCCTGGTGCTCGGCGTCTTCATCCCGCTGCTGATCTTCCCGCTGGTGATGGTCTCGATCGCGGTCTACCCGTTCATCGAGTCCTGGATCACCGGTGACAAGAACGAGCACCACCTGCTCGACCGGCCGCGCAACCGCCCGGTGCGCACCGGGCTCGGCGTCGCCTGGCTGACCGAGTACTTCGTGCTGCTCATCGGCGGCGGCAACGACCTGTGGGCCACGCACTTCCACCTGTCGATCAACGCGATCACCTGGTTCGTGCGGGTCGGCTTCTTCGTCGCGCCGGTGATCACGTTCTGGATCACCAAGCGGATCTGCCTGGGACTCCAGCGGCGGGACCGCGACAAGGTGCTGCACGGGCGGGAGAGCGGCATCATCAAGCGGCTGCCGCACGGCGAGTTCATCGAGGTGCACGAGCCGCTGTCGCAGCAGCAGTTGCACGTCCTCACCGCCCACCAGCAGCCGCGGCCGATCGACCTCGGCCCGGAGACCGACGAGAACGGGGTCGCCCGCAAGGCCAGCCCGATCGCGAAGGTCCAGGCGAAGCTGTCGCAGGGGTTCTACGGCGAGCACAGCCAGATCCCGAAGCCGACGGCGGAGGAGTACGAGGAGATCACCAGCGGGCACGGCCACCACTAG
- a CDS encoding aminotransferase class V-fold PLP-dependent enzyme produces the protein MPVLGRDVRVPLVTGGEVGYAALDYAASAPALQRVWDDVAAYAPYYGSVHRGAGYLSQLSTDLFEQSRETVAEFLGCRPDDELIFTRSTTDSLNLLASALPAGTRVYVFDTEHHAALLPWQRADRAQVEYLPAPRTPEQAVASLDVALHGAPKGPKLVCVTGASNVTGEIWPVRELAAAAHRHGARIVLDAAQLAPHHPVDITALDVDWVALSGHKLYAPFGAGVLAGRADWLREAEPYLAGGGATRKVARSGDALSVEWHSGTARHEAGSPNVIGAYAIASACKALTEAGFDSLVTRERELLARLRDGLAEIPEVRVLSLFGAGSARVGVLSFVVRGWNSSHFAAALSAEYGIGVRDGLFCAHPLVRTLLDTEPDEPGECGAPDAAPGERSLNAVRVSFGAGTPQEHVERFLGAVRTLVRDGAAWRYRTEEGRCVPVR, from the coding sequence CTGCCCGTGCTCGGCCGGGACGTGCGGGTGCCGCTCGTCACCGGCGGGGAAGTGGGGTACGCCGCCCTGGACTACGCCGCCAGCGCCCCCGCCCTCCAGCGGGTGTGGGACGACGTCGCCGCCTACGCGCCCTACTACGGCAGCGTGCACCGCGGTGCCGGCTACCTGTCGCAGCTTTCCACCGACCTGTTCGAGCAGAGCCGTGAGACGGTCGCGGAGTTCCTGGGCTGCCGCCCGGACGACGAGCTGATCTTCACCCGCTCCACCACCGACTCGCTGAACCTGCTGGCGTCCGCCCTCCCGGCCGGCACCCGCGTCTACGTCTTCGACACCGAGCACCACGCGGCCCTGCTGCCCTGGCAGCGGGCCGACCGCGCCCAGGTCGAGTACCTGCCCGCCCCGCGCACCCCCGAGCAGGCCGTCGCCTCGCTGGACGTGGCCCTGCACGGCGCCCCGAAGGGCCCCAAGCTGGTCTGCGTGACGGGCGCCTCCAACGTCACCGGCGAGATCTGGCCGGTGCGCGAGCTGGCCGCGGCCGCGCACCGGCACGGCGCGCGGATCGTGCTCGACGCCGCCCAGCTCGCCCCGCACCACCCGGTGGACATCACCGCGCTGGACGTGGACTGGGTGGCGCTGTCCGGGCACAAGCTCTACGCGCCCTTCGGCGCCGGGGTGCTGGCCGGCCGGGCCGACTGGCTGCGGGAGGCCGAGCCGTACCTCGCCGGCGGCGGCGCCACCCGCAAGGTCGCGCGCTCCGGTGACGCGCTGTCCGTGGAGTGGCACTCCGGCACCGCGCGGCACGAGGCCGGCTCGCCGAACGTGATCGGCGCGTACGCCATCGCGTCCGCCTGCAAGGCGCTCACCGAGGCGGGCTTCGACTCCCTTGTCACTCGTGAGCGTGAACTGCTCGCCCGGCTGCGGGACGGGCTCGCCGAGATCCCCGAGGTGCGGGTGCTCTCGCTGTTCGGCGCCGGCTCCGCCCGGGTCGGGGTGCTGTCCTTCGTGGTCCGCGGCTGGAACTCCTCGCACTTCGCCGCCGCGCTCTCCGCGGAGTACGGCATCGGCGTGCGGGACGGGCTGTTCTGCGCGCACCCGCTGGTGCGGACCCTGCTGGACACCGAGCCGGACGAGCCGGGGGAGTGCGGCGCGCCGGACGCCGCGCCCGGCGAGCGGTCCCTGAACGCCGTGCGGGTCAGCTTCGGGGCGGGCACGCCGCAGGAGCACGTCGAGCGGTTCCTCGGGGCGGTGCGCACCCTGGTCCGGGACGGCGCCGCCTGGCGCTACCGCACGGAAGAGGGGCGTTGCGTGCCGGTCCGCTGA
- the qcrA gene encoding cytochrome bc1 complex Rieske iron-sulfur subunit, translated as MSDETGSHTDVPENLPSAQDGHHGDTIARTDPFADPGLPPHEHRRQDIDEKAARHSERVVAGLFTLSMLGTIAFIACFVIFPVDKIVYIFPFGHVSALNFSLGLTLAVALFSIGAGAVHWARTLMADEEVADDRHRIDADDELRENVRQQWITGAKESGFGRRKLIRNTMMGALTMVPLAGLVILRDLGPLPEKKLDHTMWAKGKQLINTNTNQPLRPEDVLVGSLTFAQPDGLEESQDDFQEQLAKAALMIIRLKPDDIKDKRELDWSHQGIVAFSKICTHVGCPISLYEQQTHHVLCPCHQSTFDLSDGARVLFGPAGHPLPQLRISVNSEGNLIALGDFEEPVGPAFWERS; from the coding sequence ATGAGCGACGAGACGGGATCGCACACCGACGTGCCTGAGAACCTGCCGAGCGCGCAGGACGGTCACCACGGCGACACCATCGCCCGGACCGACCCGTTCGCCGACCCCGGACTGCCGCCACACGAGCACCGGCGCCAGGACATCGACGAGAAGGCGGCCCGGCACTCCGAGCGGGTGGTGGCGGGCCTGTTCACGCTGTCGATGCTGGGCACGATCGCCTTCATCGCCTGCTTCGTGATCTTCCCGGTCGACAAGATCGTCTACATCTTCCCGTTCGGCCACGTCAGCGCGCTGAACTTCTCGCTCGGCCTGACGCTGGCCGTGGCGCTGTTCAGCATCGGCGCGGGCGCCGTGCACTGGGCCCGCACGCTGATGGCGGACGAGGAGGTCGCCGACGACCGGCACCGGATCGACGCCGACGACGAGCTGCGGGAGAACGTCCGGCAGCAGTGGATCACCGGCGCCAAGGAGAGCGGCTTCGGCCGCCGCAAGCTGATCCGCAACACCATGATGGGCGCGCTCACCATGGTGCCGCTGGCCGGCCTCGTCATCCTGCGCGACCTCGGGCCGCTGCCGGAGAAGAAGCTCGACCACACCATGTGGGCCAAGGGCAAGCAGCTGATCAACACCAACACCAACCAGCCGCTGCGCCCCGAGGACGTCCTCGTCGGCTCCCTGACCTTCGCCCAGCCCGACGGGCTGGAGGAGAGCCAGGACGACTTCCAGGAGCAGCTCGCCAAGGCGGCCCTGATGATCATCCGGCTCAAGCCGGACGACATCAAGGACAAGCGCGAGCTCGACTGGAGCCACCAGGGCATCGTCGCGTTCTCCAAGATCTGCACCCACGTCGGCTGCCCGATCAGCCTGTACGAGCAGCAGACGCACCACGTGCTCTGCCCGTGCCACCAGTCGACGTTCGACCTCTCCGACGGGGCGCGGGTGCTCTTCGGCCCCGCCGGCCACCCGCTGCCGCAGCTTCGGATCAGCGTCAACAGTGAGGGCAACCTCATCGCCCTCGGCGACTTCGAGGAGCCCGTCGGCCCGGCATTCTGGGAGCGCTCATGA
- a CDS encoding Lrp/AsnC family transcriptional regulator: protein MITAIVLIKTSVDQIPEIAESIAALDHVSEVYSVTGTYDLVALVRVARHDDLADIIPGKISKIPGVEVTDTHVAFRTYSQHDLEAAFSIGLDS from the coding sequence GTGATCACCGCGATCGTGCTCATCAAGACCTCCGTGGACCAGATCCCCGAGATCGCCGAGTCGATCGCCGCGCTGGACCACGTCAGCGAGGTGTACTCCGTGACCGGCACCTACGACCTGGTCGCGCTGGTGCGGGTGGCCCGCCACGACGACCTCGCGGACATCATCCCCGGGAAGATCTCCAAGATCCCGGGGGTCGAGGTGACCGACACCCACGTGGCGTTCCGGACCTACTCCCAGCACGACCTGGAGGCCGCGTTCTCCATCGGGCTGGACTCCTGA
- a CDS encoding C40 family peptidase, with the protein MASHRRTPKPGPASRTSRVTVLSAAAAAAAALSGGAAQLAAADPSGDSAPDASTRLDQLYQQAEQDTQRYDAAQETAERLRGEVADLQDRAARGQKRVNALRDDLGAVAASQYREGAVDPTLALLLSDRPSQYLDQASALDRLGARQAARLGELQEAERVLRQERDQATGKLAELRSTSAQLRRRKEDVQRALAGAQAVLHSMPAAAQAAYRDGGTRSSRDQALPPLLDLPASSGRAAVALAAARRMLGAPYVWGATGPRAFDCSGLMQYAYAQAGVALPRTSQAQMNAGRHVPLSQARPGDLVIYRSDASHVAMYVGGGQVIHAPYPGARVRYDPVGMMPITAITRP; encoded by the coding sequence GTGGCTTCCCATCGACGCACCCCGAAGCCGGGGCCCGCCTCCCGCACCTCCAGGGTCACCGTGCTGTCGGCGGCGGCCGCGGCGGCGGCCGCGCTGTCCGGCGGCGCCGCCCAGCTCGCGGCGGCCGACCCCTCCGGCGACAGCGCCCCCGACGCCTCGACCCGGCTGGACCAGCTCTACCAGCAGGCCGAGCAGGACACCCAGCGGTACGACGCCGCGCAGGAGACCGCCGAGCGGCTGCGCGGCGAGGTGGCCGACCTCCAGGACCGCGCCGCGCGCGGCCAGAAGCGGGTCAACGCGCTGCGCGACGACCTGGGCGCGGTCGCCGCCTCGCAGTACCGCGAAGGCGCGGTGGACCCGACGCTGGCGCTGCTGCTGTCCGACCGTCCGTCGCAGTACCTCGACCAGGCGTCCGCCCTCGACCGGCTCGGTGCCCGGCAGGCCGCCCGGCTCGGCGAACTCCAGGAGGCCGAGCGGGTGTTGCGGCAGGAGCGGGACCAGGCGACGGGGAAGCTCGCGGAGCTGCGGAGCACCAGCGCGCAGCTGCGCAGGCGCAAGGAGGACGTCCAGCGGGCGCTGGCCGGCGCTCAGGCCGTGCTGCACTCGATGCCCGCCGCCGCGCAGGCCGCCTACCGCGACGGCGGCACCCGCTCCTCCCGGGACCAGGCGCTGCCGCCGCTGCTGGACCTGCCGGCGTCCTCCGGACGCGCCGCGGTCGCCCTCGCGGCGGCCCGGCGCATGCTCGGGGCGCCCTACGTCTGGGGGGCCACCGGGCCGCGCGCCTTCGACTGCTCGGGGCTCATGCAGTACGCGTACGCGCAGGCGGGGGTGGCGCTGCCGCGGACCTCGCAGGCGCAGATGAACGCCGGACGGCACGTGCCGCTCAGCCAGGCGCGCCCGGGAGACCTGGTGATCTACCGGTCCGACGCCAGCCACGTGGCGATGTACGTCGGGGGCGGGCAGGTCATCCACGCGCCCTACCCGGGCGCCAGGGTCCGCTACGACCCGGTCGGCATGATGCCGATCACGGCGATCACGCGCCCCTGA
- a CDS encoding rhomboid family intramembrane serine protease → MVIPVYDKNPVRRRPVVTYTLIALCTVVFLLGPVSGFVRPDGSGHALQCAQAVYFDRWGVIPSELFHGRMPVGALDLPAGCRGPGAFPKVPFLSVLTSMFVHGGWLHLIGNMLFLYVFGDNVENRMGRARFALFYLAAGYLATYGFALANADDTQSLVGASGAISGALGAYLYLYPRARVTSLFPFLFFVPLRFPAWVVLGFWFVLQWLAAQTAQGGPGVAYLAHVVGFAFGFLCAWACYRPRRKVSVVIAPTRGDVQP, encoded by the coding sequence ATGGTCATCCCGGTGTACGACAAGAACCCGGTCCGCCGCCGTCCGGTGGTGACCTACACGCTGATCGCCCTGTGCACCGTGGTGTTCCTGCTCGGCCCGGTCTCCGGCTTCGTGCGGCCCGACGGCAGCGGGCACGCGCTCCAGTGCGCGCAGGCGGTCTACTTCGACCGGTGGGGTGTCATCCCCAGCGAGCTGTTCCACGGCCGGATGCCGGTCGGCGCGCTGGACCTGCCGGCCGGCTGCCGCGGCCCGGGCGCGTTCCCGAAGGTGCCGTTCCTGTCCGTGCTGACCTCGATGTTCGTGCACGGCGGCTGGCTGCACCTGATCGGCAACATGCTCTTCCTCTACGTCTTCGGCGACAACGTGGAGAACCGGATGGGCCGGGCGCGCTTCGCGCTCTTCTACCTCGCGGCGGGCTACCTGGCCACGTACGGCTTCGCACTCGCCAACGCCGACGACACGCAGAGCCTGGTCGGCGCGTCCGGGGCGATCTCCGGTGCCCTCGGCGCCTACCTCTACCTCTATCCCAGGGCCCGGGTCACCAGCCTCTTCCCGTTCCTGTTCTTCGTGCCGCTGCGCTTCCCCGCCTGGGTCGTGCTCGGCTTCTGGTTCGTGCTCCAGTGGCTGGCCGCGCAGACCGCGCAGGGCGGCCCGGGCGTCGCCTACCTCGCCCACGTCGTCGGCTTCGCCTTCGGCTTCCTGTGCGCGTGGGCCTGCTACCGGCCACGGCGTAAGGTGAGCGTCGTCATCGCACCCACCCGAGGAGACGTCCAGCCGTGA
- the qcrC gene encoding cytochrome bc1 complex diheme cytochrome c subunit codes for MKKLSVRRRHPLAALVVLLFALAATGGLYAALAPAPKAQADTSQSSLAIEQGKKLYDVGCASCHGTSGQGSSDGPSLVGVGSAAVDFQVGTGRMPAKQPGPQIEAKKNTYSQSEIDQLAAYVASLGPGPATPTKDQYSPASADVAKGGELFRTNCSQCHNFVGKGGALTHGKFAPSLKSVSSKDIYEAMQTGPQNMPSFPDSTMPSDAKANIIAYLKAVDSADSPNPGGFTLGSIGPVSEGLFAWVFGLGTLLGIAVWLAARTTKAKKS; via the coding sequence GTGAAAAAGCTCTCCGTACGACGACGCCATCCGCTGGCGGCGCTTGTCGTCCTACTCTTCGCGCTCGCGGCCACCGGGGGGCTGTACGCCGCGCTCGCGCCGGCGCCGAAGGCGCAGGCTGACACCTCGCAGTCCTCCCTCGCCATCGAGCAGGGCAAGAAGCTCTACGACGTCGGCTGCGCGAGCTGCCACGGCACCTCGGGGCAGGGCAGCTCCGACGGGCCCAGCCTCGTCGGCGTCGGCTCGGCCGCGGTGGACTTCCAGGTCGGCACCGGCCGCATGCCGGCCAAGCAGCCGGGCCCGCAGATCGAGGCGAAGAAGAACACCTACAGCCAGTCCGAGATCGACCAGCTCGCCGCGTACGTCGCGTCGCTCGGCCCCGGCCCGGCGACCCCGACGAAGGACCAGTACAGCCCGGCCTCCGCCGACGTCGCCAAGGGCGGCGAGCTGTTCCGGACCAACTGCTCGCAGTGCCACAACTTCGTGGGCAAGGGCGGCGCGCTGACGCACGGCAAGTTCGCGCCGAGCCTGAAGAGCGTCTCGTCCAAGGACATCTACGAGGCCATGCAGACCGGCCCGCAGAACATGCCGTCCTTCCCGGACAGCACGATGCCCTCCGACGCGAAGGCGAACATCATCGCCTACCTGAAGGCCGTGGACAGCGCGGATAGCCCCAACCCCGGCGGCTTCACGCTCGGCTCCATCGGCCCGGTCTCCGAGGGCCTGTTCGCCTGGGTCTTCGGTCTCGGCACGCTGCTCGGCATCGCGGTCTGGCTCGCAGCCCGGACGACTAAGGCCAAGAAATCATGA
- a CDS encoding C40 family peptidase: MASHRRPKPASRMRVTVLTATAAAAVALSSQAANAAPAKESVKDAKSKVDALYDQAEQATQKYDAANEKLASLQKDASSLQDQVARQQEHLNKLRDNIGAIAASQYRSGGIDPSLQLFLSSNPDDYLDQASSLDQITSLQAGALTQLENAKQTLDQERAEAAAKLAEVQSTRTDLAKNKKDAQTKLAKAQTVLNSLTAAQRAQIAQQDAAAASRASTRVDLGDAKASSARAQAAFDAAVTRIGDPYYYGATGPSEFDCSGLTSWAYAQAGVSIPRTSEEQANAGTRIYNSSQLEVGDLVIFYGDFHHVGLYAGNGMVLHAPKPGAVVRYEAMSDMPFEFGVRI, translated from the coding sequence GTGGCGTCCCACCGTCGTCCCAAGCCGGCAAGCCGCATGCGCGTCACCGTCCTGACCGCCACCGCGGCGGCAGCGGTCGCGCTGTCCTCGCAGGCCGCCAACGCAGCGCCCGCCAAGGAGTCCGTCAAGGACGCCAAGTCCAAGGTCGACGCGCTGTACGACCAGGCCGAGCAGGCCACGCAGAAGTACGACGCGGCCAACGAGAAGCTCGCCTCGCTCCAGAAGGACGCGTCGAGCCTCCAGGACCAGGTCGCCCGCCAGCAGGAGCACCTGAACAAGCTGCGCGACAACATCGGCGCGATCGCGGCCTCGCAGTACCGCAGCGGGGGCATCGACCCGTCGCTCCAGCTCTTCCTGTCCTCCAACCCGGACGACTACCTGGACCAGGCGAGTTCGCTCGACCAGATCACCTCGCTCCAGGCCGGCGCGCTCACGCAGTTGGAGAACGCGAAGCAGACCCTGGACCAGGAGCGGGCCGAGGCGGCGGCGAAACTCGCGGAGGTGCAGAGCACCCGCACCGACCTGGCGAAGAACAAGAAGGACGCGCAGACCAAGCTCGCCAAGGCGCAGACGGTGCTCAACAGCCTGACCGCCGCCCAGCGCGCGCAGATCGCGCAGCAGGACGCGGCCGCCGCCAGCCGCGCCAGCACCCGGGTGGACCTCGGCGACGCCAAGGCGTCCAGCGCCCGCGCCCAGGCCGCGTTCGACGCCGCCGTGACCAGGATCGGCGACCCGTACTACTACGGCGCCACCGGGCCCAGCGAGTTCGACTGCTCGGGCCTGACCTCCTGGGCCTACGCCCAGGCCGGGGTCTCGATACCCCGCACCTCGGAGGAGCAGGCGAACGCCGGCACCCGCATCTACAACTCCTCGCAGCTCGAGGTCGGCGACCTGGTCATCTTCTACGGCGACTTCCACCACGTCGGCCTGTACGCCGGCAACGGCATGGTGCTGCACGCGCCGAAGCCGGGCGCGGTGGTGCGGTACGAGGCCATGAGCGACATGCCGTTCGAGTTCGGCGTGCGCATCTGA